From the genome of Argentina anserina chromosome 4, drPotAnse1.1, whole genome shotgun sequence, one region includes:
- the LOC126790376 gene encoding uncharacterized protein LOC126790376 isoform X2: protein MGLIVLVALSWNKSEKLPSFMATQKIPEYEQLRNENVRRNNELLASLHIPPIGPQPTAPSKRQRCSSIPRMVEANRDTTVMTRKGRGKLMAAATLALDSSTSTQHADIPCNEAVDDVEEGEEEEEGSDTQQTKRTGRGPAKGSKGYGTKGVIFRKRIISTDAARSIWPLFRSELTGPYTTFKKCPQHYLDKLFKLFKNKNFKFDCNEGEVKHAFEAYIENNYKNWMSAIRNSVFRIHKTAAARYANNPSYVPPHNWTLMVDDWLKPTWQEMSDQNKLNRDKLNLVHTTGSVPMAKYIYAEIERTGVEPSPIEMFRRFHVTAGKDGEEERWRR from the exons ATGGGCTTAATTGTGTTGGTTGCACTGTCATGGAACAAATCAGAGAAACTTCCTTCATTCATGGCTACCCAGAAAATCCCAGAGTACGAGCAGCTGAGGAATGAGAATGTTCGCCGAAATAACGAGTTGCTGGCTTCTCTGCACATCCCACCCATCGGTCCCCAACCCACTGCCCCATCCAAACGCCAACG GTGTTCTTCAATTCCACGTATGGTTGAAGCTAATCGAGACACCACAG TTATGACAAGGAAAGGCAGGGGAAAACTAATGGCGGCAGCCACTTTAGCTCTTGATTCTTCTACAAGCACTCAGCATGCCGACATTCCCTGTAATGAAGCAGTAGATGATGTGGAagagggagaggaagaggaagaagggtCAGACACTCAACAAACCAAACGAACAGGAAGAGGACCTGCCAAAGGTTCCAAAGGCTATGGAACGAAAGGGGTGATTTTTCGAAAGAG GATCATATCTACCGATGCTGCAAGAAGTATTTGGCCACTGTTTAGGTCAGAGTTGACAGGGCCTTATACAACTTTCAAAAAATGTCCCCAACACTATTTGGACAAGTTGTTTAAGCtgttcaagaacaagaatttCAAATTCGATTGCAACGAAGGAGAAGTAAAACATGCGTTCGAAGCGTATATTGAAAATAACTACAAAAACTGGATGAGTGCAATTCGGAATAGTGTGTTTCGCATACATAAGACTGCTGCAGCTAGATATGCCAACAACCCGTCGTACGTGCCGCCTCATAACTGGACATTGATGGTTGATGACTGGCTTAAGCCAACCTGGCAGG aGATGAGTGACCAGAACAAGTTAAATCGTGACAAGCTAAATTTAGTGCATACAACGGGGTCAGTTCCGATGGCCAAATACATATATGCGGAG ATTGAGAGGACTGGAGTTGAACCAAGCCCGATAGAAATGTTTCGGAGGTTTCACGTTACTGCTGGCAAAGATGGAGAGGAAGAACGTTGGCGTA GATGA
- the LOC126790376 gene encoding uncharacterized protein LOC126790376 isoform X1, translating to MGLIVLVALSWNKSEKLPSFMATQKIPEYEQLRNENVRRNNELLASLHIPPIGPQPTAPSKRQRCSSIPRMVEANRDTTVMTRKGRGKLMAAATLALDSSTSTQHADIPCNEAVDDVEEGEEEEEGSDTQQTKRTGRGPAKGSKGYGTKGVIFRKRIISTDAARSIWPLFRSELTGPYTTFKKCPQHYLDKLFKLFKNKNFKFDCNEGEVKHAFEAYIENNYKNWMSAIRNSVFRIHKTAAARYANNPSYVPPHNWTLMVDDWLKPTWQEMSDQNKLNRDKLNLVHTTGSVPMAKYIYAEIERTGVEPSPIEMFRRFHVTAGKDGEEERWRSKKAKELYDEMELKKRIEEVLGGEGEEELDEWDIYKEVVSGSKKKTHSWLR from the exons ATGGGCTTAATTGTGTTGGTTGCACTGTCATGGAACAAATCAGAGAAACTTCCTTCATTCATGGCTACCCAGAAAATCCCAGAGTACGAGCAGCTGAGGAATGAGAATGTTCGCCGAAATAACGAGTTGCTGGCTTCTCTGCACATCCCACCCATCGGTCCCCAACCCACTGCCCCATCCAAACGCCAACG GTGTTCTTCAATTCCACGTATGGTTGAAGCTAATCGAGACACCACAG TTATGACAAGGAAAGGCAGGGGAAAACTAATGGCGGCAGCCACTTTAGCTCTTGATTCTTCTACAAGCACTCAGCATGCCGACATTCCCTGTAATGAAGCAGTAGATGATGTGGAagagggagaggaagaggaagaagggtCAGACACTCAACAAACCAAACGAACAGGAAGAGGACCTGCCAAAGGTTCCAAAGGCTATGGAACGAAAGGGGTGATTTTTCGAAAGAG GATCATATCTACCGATGCTGCAAGAAGTATTTGGCCACTGTTTAGGTCAGAGTTGACAGGGCCTTATACAACTTTCAAAAAATGTCCCCAACACTATTTGGACAAGTTGTTTAAGCtgttcaagaacaagaatttCAAATTCGATTGCAACGAAGGAGAAGTAAAACATGCGTTCGAAGCGTATATTGAAAATAACTACAAAAACTGGATGAGTGCAATTCGGAATAGTGTGTTTCGCATACATAAGACTGCTGCAGCTAGATATGCCAACAACCCGTCGTACGTGCCGCCTCATAACTGGACATTGATGGTTGATGACTGGCTTAAGCCAACCTGGCAGG aGATGAGTGACCAGAACAAGTTAAATCGTGACAAGCTAAATTTAGTGCATACAACGGGGTCAGTTCCGATGGCCAAATACATATATGCGGAG ATTGAGAGGACTGGAGTTGAACCAAGCCCGATAGAAATGTTTCGGAGGTTTCACGTTACTGCTGGCAAAGATGGAGAGGAAGAACGTTGGCGTAGTAAGAAAGCGAAGGAGCTTTAT GATGAAATGGAGTTGAAAAAACGTATTGAAGAGGTTTTGGGTggtgaaggagaagaagagttaGATGAGTGGGACATATATAAGGAGGTGGTGAGTGGTTCCAAAAAAAAGACACATTCGTGGCTTAGGTGA